A section of the Amycolatopsis sp. AA4 genome encodes:
- a CDS encoding gamma-glutamyltransferase family protein, whose translation MRVVLRDRRQWGAAMVTTGSSLATIAGLDVLRDGGNAFDAAVTVSAVMTVAMPMACGPGGDGVAVLHRAGSADAVALTALGRAPSGASVEAYAGRGLKTVPETGILSVSTPGLMDGWLAVYREFGSLPMSRLLAPAIDFAERGVPVTEQFHRWTKDNLESVEDTQLRTRYEPAAAEGAVGSALRQPGLAALYALIAKHADEPAALRVLLAEAIADVSDRLDGFVTRDDCLRDNASLNSALTLRFAGHTVATTAAPTQGPLLLQNLALYERLAAEHRSDSPTGMHVLAEIANQTYGWRLRHLGDPDFMKLPNPLSEPVLSELAAGVDPRRRGASVCAGHYHQGDTTHFAVLDAEGNGVSWVQSLGLAFGSGAGVPELGLFLGDRLGRSSTLGPGEPNRTAPGKRPVNTILPWSISGPGGLRWLGGTPGGDGQTQWNAQTVLALLHDGDTSLQALSRPQWTYYPGCDKVEADVEPHLRIDDAMPGKVVEALADRGHPVVVKASVGGVKRLVERGNGFACGLDDGRQEGLTASW comes from the coding sequence ATGAGAGTCGTGCTGCGCGACCGTCGTCAATGGGGCGCGGCGATGGTGACGACCGGCAGCTCTCTGGCCACCATCGCCGGGCTCGACGTGCTGCGCGACGGGGGAAACGCCTTCGACGCGGCGGTCACGGTCTCAGCCGTGATGACCGTGGCCATGCCGATGGCGTGCGGGCCTGGCGGCGACGGGGTCGCGGTGCTGCACCGGGCTGGCTCGGCCGACGCGGTGGCGCTCACGGCGCTGGGCCGGGCACCCTCGGGAGCGAGCGTCGAGGCGTACGCCGGACGTGGGCTGAAAACCGTGCCTGAGACCGGCATTTTATCGGTTTCGACACCGGGTTTGATGGACGGCTGGCTCGCCGTCTACCGCGAGTTCGGCTCGCTGCCGATGAGCAGGCTGCTCGCGCCAGCGATCGATTTCGCTGAACGCGGCGTCCCGGTGACAGAGCAATTCCACCGGTGGACGAAGGACAATCTCGAGTCTGTCGAGGACACTCAGCTGCGCACGCGCTACGAACCCGCGGCGGCAGAAGGCGCGGTCGGCTCCGCTCTGCGGCAGCCAGGCCTCGCGGCGCTGTACGCTTTGATCGCGAAGCACGCGGACGAGCCCGCGGCCCTGCGCGTCCTGCTGGCGGAAGCCATCGCAGACGTCAGCGACCGTCTCGACGGGTTCGTCACACGCGACGACTGCCTGCGGGACAACGCGTCGCTGAACTCCGCGCTGACACTGCGGTTCGCCGGGCATACCGTCGCCACCACCGCGGCCCCGACCCAGGGGCCTCTGCTGCTGCAAAATCTGGCTCTCTACGAACGGCTCGCCGCCGAGCACCGGTCGGACTCGCCGACCGGGATGCACGTGCTGGCCGAGATCGCCAACCAGACCTACGGCTGGCGTCTGCGGCACTTGGGCGACCCGGACTTCATGAAGCTGCCGAACCCCCTGTCCGAGCCCGTGCTGTCCGAACTGGCCGCCGGGGTCGACCCGCGACGACGCGGCGCGTCAGTCTGCGCCGGGCACTACCACCAGGGCGACACCACACACTTCGCGGTCCTGGACGCCGAGGGCAACGGCGTCAGCTGGGTGCAAAGTCTAGGACTGGCATTCGGCTCCGGGGCCGGAGTTCCCGAGCTGGGCCTCTTCCTCGGCGACCGGCTCGGCCGCAGTTCCACTCTCGGACCTGGCGAGCCGAACCGCACCGCACCGGGCAAACGCCCGGTCAACACCATCCTGCCGTGGAGCATCAGCGGGCCTGGCGGTCTGCGCTGGCTCGGCGGAACGCCAGGCGGCGACGGCCAGACGCAGTGGAACGCCCAGACCGTGCTGGCGCTGCTGCACGACGGCGATACCTCGCTGCAGGCTCTCAGCCGGCCGCAGTGGACCTACTATCCGGGGTGCGACAAGGTCGAAGCCGACGTCGAACCACACTTGCGCATCGACGATGCCATGCCGGGCAAGGTCGTCGAGGCGTTGGCCGACCGCGGTCATCCTGTTGTGGTCAAAGCCAGCGTCGGCGGGGTCAAGCGCCTCGTCGAACGGGGCAACGGGTTCGCCTGCGGCTTGGACGACGGCAGGCAAGAAGGCCTGACTGCCAGCTGGTGA
- a CDS encoding M20 family metallopeptidase: MITHTAVPVSVESMLDDLKILVEVESPSGDVEALTRSAAVVAGIIETRLGGQAVFVEGEAGPHVHWSGGGEPRVLIVGHHDTVFPHGTLARRPFAVEDGRVTGPGVFDMLGGLVQAIHGLAALDDLTGVEILVTCDEENGSHTSRALIEERARACGAVLVFEGAAEGGELKTGRKGCGTFEVRVTGRAAHAGLEPEAGVNALVEAARQVLRIEELSRPEAGTTVTPTIASSGTQSNVVPAEATIVVDVRVASTGERDRIEAAFAALKPVAGEASIEVRGGIGRPPMPESAASRLLSIARGLLPGIEGVAVGGGSDGNFTAAMGVPTLDGLGAVGGGAHADHEYLFVASMAERANLATSLVAEIRKS, translated from the coding sequence ATGATCACGCACACCGCCGTCCCGGTTTCCGTCGAATCGATGCTCGACGACCTCAAGATCCTCGTGGAAGTCGAGTCGCCGTCGGGCGACGTAGAGGCTTTGACCCGCTCGGCCGCGGTGGTCGCCGGGATCATCGAGACTCGTCTCGGCGGACAAGCGGTTTTCGTCGAAGGCGAGGCTGGTCCGCACGTCCACTGGTCGGGCGGAGGAGAGCCGCGGGTGCTGATCGTCGGGCACCACGACACGGTCTTCCCGCACGGGACCTTGGCCCGCCGCCCGTTCGCGGTCGAGGACGGACGGGTGACCGGCCCAGGGGTCTTCGACATGCTCGGCGGTCTGGTGCAGGCGATTCACGGTCTTGCAGCGCTGGACGACCTGACCGGCGTGGAGATCCTGGTGACGTGTGACGAGGAAAACGGCTCGCATACTTCGCGGGCCCTCATCGAGGAGCGAGCGCGGGCGTGCGGTGCGGTACTGGTGTTCGAGGGCGCGGCCGAGGGCGGCGAGCTGAAAACCGGCCGCAAGGGGTGCGGCACGTTCGAGGTGCGGGTCACCGGCCGGGCCGCGCATGCCGGTCTTGAGCCGGAAGCCGGGGTCAACGCCTTGGTCGAAGCTGCCCGTCAAGTACTGCGCATCGAGGAGCTGAGCCGCCCCGAGGCGGGCACCACGGTAACCCCGACCATCGCTTCCTCCGGCACCCAGAGCAACGTCGTGCCTGCTGAGGCCACGATCGTGGTCGACGTCCGGGTCGCGAGCACAGGGGAGAGGGATCGGATCGAAGCCGCGTTCGCCGCTTTGAAGCCGGTTGCCGGGGAAGCCTCGATCGAGGTGCGCGGCGGTATCGGACGCCCGCCGATGCCCGAGTCCGCGGCATCGCGGCTTCTCTCGATTGCTCGCGGGCTGCTGCCCGGCATCGAGGGCGTCGCGGTCGGAGGCGGGAGCGACGGCAACTTCACCGCGGCGATGGGAGTGCCTACCCTGGACGGTCTCGGAGCCGTCGGCGGCGGTGCCCACGCTGACCACGAGTACCTGTTCGTTGCCAGCATGGCCGAGCGCGCGAACCTGGCGACCAGCTTGGTAGCGGAGATCCGGAAGTCGTGA
- a CDS encoding TauD/TfdA family dioxygenase: protein MTTAGMLDSITFRDGFPAMACRQGNSANPVESLASLTAEQRAITRELLDTTGSVLFRGFEVRTVDDFERVAKGLLGELAPYRGGDSPRQAEKGFVYNAAGPSPSRLLRAHNELSYAPWHPTTLCFGCGRPADEGGATTIIDGHRVYLALPEEIREAFRTKGVTYIQHLPNESGDPSGIKSWPETFETGARDEVMTLCEANYTSAEWTETGLLTTNRTPGTLPVGSDGREAWFNQAHIWRKDESVTPDVTNMDLWRTRFGYGAIFGDGTEIPASYADVVSRTLIDCTVPVNWETGDVLLVDNRAVMHGRLPFSGLREVFVAFA, encoded by the coding sequence ATGACCACTGCTGGCATGCTCGACTCGATCACCTTCCGGGACGGCTTCCCCGCGATGGCCTGCCGGCAGGGGAACTCGGCAAACCCGGTCGAAAGCCTCGCGAGCCTGACCGCGGAGCAGCGGGCCATCACCCGGGAACTACTCGACACAACAGGTTCGGTGCTGTTTCGCGGCTTCGAAGTCCGCACCGTCGACGACTTCGAACGCGTTGCCAAGGGCCTGCTGGGCGAACTCGCGCCGTATCGGGGCGGCGACTCGCCTCGGCAGGCGGAGAAGGGCTTCGTCTACAACGCAGCGGGACCGAGTCCGTCCCGGTTGCTTCGCGCGCACAACGAGCTCTCCTACGCGCCTTGGCACCCGACGACGCTCTGTTTCGGCTGCGGCAGGCCAGCGGACGAAGGCGGCGCGACCACGATCATCGACGGGCACCGGGTGTATCTGGCTCTGCCGGAGGAAATCCGGGAAGCTTTCCGCACCAAGGGCGTCACCTATATCCAGCACCTGCCGAATGAGAGCGGTGACCCGAGCGGGATCAAATCCTGGCCCGAGACGTTCGAGACCGGAGCGCGGGACGAGGTCATGACGCTGTGCGAGGCGAATTACACCTCCGCCGAGTGGACTGAAACCGGCTTGCTCACCACGAATCGCACGCCGGGAACGTTGCCGGTCGGCTCTGACGGCAGGGAGGCGTGGTTCAATCAAGCGCACATTTGGCGCAAGGACGAGAGCGTCACCCCGGACGTCACGAACATGGACCTCTGGCGGACGCGGTTCGGGTACGGCGCGATCTTCGGCGACGGCACAGAGATCCCGGCCTCGTATGCCGACGTGGTCAGCCGGACGCTGATCGACTGCACGGTACCGGTGAACTGGGAGACCGGCGACGTGCTGCTGGTGGACAATCGGGCCGTGATGCACGGTCGGCTGCCGTTCTCCGGTCTGCGGGAGGTGTTCGTGGCGTTCGCCTGA
- a CDS encoding aspartate aminotransferase family protein, which yields MLDDALEAAYARYALKRPESARLHAGAAAYLPSGTTRSVLDFAPFPFAVASATGCRLTDVDGHEYLDYLGDYSVGLAGHNPAEVREAIETVLAGGWSFGAVAPEEAQVARLLCERYPSMDLVRFTSSGTEANLVAVSLAAKASGHAAVLAFDGGYHGGFLSFSRDGESLNVPFESVVCDYNDLESVATAFESRQGRFACVLVEPMLGSGGRIPGDPAFLRGVRNLCDEYGVPLVFDEVQTSRTALGGAQAVLGITPDLTTAGKYLGGGFGFGVVGGRNGIMRMLDRANEPHFDHSGTFNNNRFSMAAALAMLNEVLTAERLDELFHRGERLRKQANELLRTKGFQATGWGSLISIHPVDRAVSRAADLAGADRRRVRLLFHELIERGVYIGKSGFVTLSLAQDDLTDETFLTALEGALSAHDDYGRIS from the coding sequence GTGCTGGATGACGCGCTGGAAGCGGCATACGCGCGCTATGCGCTGAAACGGCCGGAGAGCGCGAGGTTGCATGCTGGTGCGGCCGCGTATCTGCCGTCCGGGACCACGCGGTCCGTGCTTGACTTCGCACCGTTCCCGTTCGCCGTCGCCTCCGCGACGGGCTGTCGGCTGACGGATGTCGACGGGCACGAGTACCTCGACTACCTGGGCGACTACAGCGTCGGGCTTGCCGGCCACAACCCGGCAGAGGTGCGCGAGGCGATCGAGACCGTACTCGCGGGCGGGTGGTCGTTCGGCGCGGTGGCTCCCGAGGAAGCCCAGGTGGCCCGCTTGCTGTGCGAGCGGTACCCGTCGATGGACCTCGTACGTTTCACGAGTTCGGGCACCGAGGCCAATCTGGTGGCGGTGTCGCTGGCCGCCAAGGCGTCGGGACACGCCGCGGTGCTGGCGTTCGACGGCGGATACCACGGCGGTTTCTTGAGCTTCAGCCGCGACGGGGAATCGCTCAACGTCCCCTTCGAGTCCGTGGTGTGCGACTACAACGACCTCGAATCAGTAGCGACGGCCTTCGAGTCTCGCCAGGGGCGGTTCGCCTGTGTGCTGGTCGAGCCGATGCTCGGCTCAGGCGGCCGGATCCCGGGAGACCCGGCTTTCCTGCGCGGGGTGCGGAACTTGTGCGACGAGTACGGTGTCCCGCTTGTTTTCGACGAGGTGCAGACGTCCCGGACGGCGCTCGGCGGCGCGCAGGCCGTGCTGGGGATCACGCCGGACCTGACCACCGCCGGGAAGTACCTCGGCGGCGGATTCGGCTTCGGCGTCGTCGGAGGCAGGAACGGGATCATGCGCATGCTCGATCGCGCGAACGAACCCCACTTCGACCACTCGGGAACGTTCAACAACAACCGGTTCAGCATGGCCGCGGCCTTGGCCATGCTGAACGAAGTGCTCACCGCCGAACGTCTCGACGAGCTGTTCCACCGAGGTGAACGGTTGCGCAAACAGGCTAACGAACTGTTGCGCACCAAGGGGTTCCAAGCCACCGGCTGGGGCTCGCTGATCAGCATCCACCCGGTCGACCGGGCGGTCAGCCGCGCCGCGGACCTCGCCGGTGCCGACCGGCGCCGGGTGCGGCTGCTCTTCCACGAGCTGATCGAGCGTGGCGTGTACATCGGCAAGTCCGGCTTCGTGACGTTGTCGCTGGCCCAGGACGACCTGACCGACGAGACCTTTTTGACCGCTCTGGAGGGCGCGCTGAGCGCCCACGACGACTACGGACGGATTTCATGA